CTTCAAAAATCGAATTGGAAAGCTGTTTTTTAGCTGTCGAATTAAATTTATTTTGTTTTCCAAAAGCAATTCTTTCTTCATAAATCCCTTTTGAAGCACTCTTCTTGTTGTTAATTAAGATAGTTTTTTTAGAAGATGAAGTTTTAGATTGATCATCAGAAGTATTATAACTCTGAATAGCAAGTGATTGATTTGGAGCATTTACGCTGTTTGGCATTTGCACCTTAGATTCTGAATTCTTTTGATTGGTTTTATCTTTAGAATTATTTGTTGCAACAGCTGTTTCCTGCTCCTGAATTTCTTTAGGATTAGAATTAATTAATTGTTTTTGTGATGGCGAAACAGTGTTTAAAGAGTCTTTTGTTTCACTTGTCTTTTCATTTTGTCCAGCACTCTTGTTTTTAGAAGCATCATTTGCTTTTTCTTCCAAAACTACGCTGTTAGCATCAGATCCTTTTATATTAAAATTTTTATTTTCTGGAGAAGTGAAATGTAAAATTGAAGGCAGAAGCAACCCTAATAATAAGCATGCAGCAGCCGACCACCAAAGAATAGCTCTCTTCTTCTTTTTAGGTTTGTCTAATTTTTCTTCAATCTGCGCCCACAATTCTGGAGGCGGAACACTCGAAAAGTCTTCCATTGATGAAAAAATATCTTCTATTTTGTGCTTCTTCATGCTGTCTTAAAATTTTTTATGCTCAAAATTCGCTTCTGTAAAATATGTTTGGCGCGATTTAAATTTGATTTTGATGTTCCTTCGGAGATTTTTAATAATTCGGCGATTTCTTTGTGTTTCATTTTTTCAAAAACATATAAGTTGAAAACCGTCCTGTATTGATCTGGTAAATCCCGAATATATTCTAGAAGTTTTTCTTGTTCCATCGGAATCGCTTCTAGCTCCTCCTCTTCAATAAAATCTGTATCGGGATCAAAAACATCTAAAAAGAAACTCTCCTTTTTCTTTTTGTTTAAAGTTTCGATGAGCTTATTAATGAAGATCCGTTTGAGCCATCCTTCAAAACTTCCTTCAAATTTATATTGCCCTATTTTCTGAAATACAATTACAAAAGCTTCTTGAAAAACGTCCTTTGCGTCATCTTCATTTTTCATATACTTCAAACAGATACCATACAAAACAGGAGAGAACAACTGATAAATTTTCAGCTGTCCCTCTCTGTCATTTTTTATGCACAGTTTGATGTATTTTTCTAAATTGTCTTTCAAGAAATGGTTCAAATTTGATTTTGCAAAAATAGTTTTAAATAGCTTACAAAACTATCTTTTAAATATAGTTCTAGAACCATCTTGATTGTTACTCACAATCGTTAGGTTTTGATTATCAAGTTTTTCGATGATATAAGTTTTACCTTCAAAGGTCACTAAGTCATGTTCTACTTGATCGGAATAACCTATCCCTTTCTCTATCTGATAAGCACTATTTCTAATTTCTACATTGTTTTTATAGGTAATCACTCTTCCATTTGGAGTAAAGATTACTTTCTTTGTGAAACCAATAGTTTTTGGTGTAGCGAGATAAGGATTGTTTGTTCCTCCAACAGATTTTTCCCAAGTCCAGGTATTTACAATCGCTCCTGAATATTCATTAGAAATATCTGCTGCACAAAAACTGGCAAAAACAAAAAATGCACTAAAAGATACTAAAAGGTGTTTCATAATCGAATTATTTTAAACTTGTGATTTTATCTTGGATCGCTTTCTTAAACGTTTTTATAGCCGCACTTTGATCATCCGTGTCATTGTTATCAATATAAACTTTAGTTACAGCACCGTTTTGACGTAATTCAAAATAAACACCGCCTTGGTCTGCACTGTCTGGAGTTCCATAAGTTTTCGTCTGACCTCTTAAAGTTAGAATTTCAGCAGGAACTTCTTTCAAAAGCAAACTATATTCTCCCCTTTTGATTGTTGGTGTGTATTTGTACTGACCAAATTCGTATTGTCCAGCTGCAACATTTAAGAATTTTAAAGTGTTGTAGTCATTAATTTGATAGAATTTTTGACAATCTGCACCAGTACATTGATTACGGAAGCTTCCGATAACAATATTATCAGGATTTTCAGTTGTTTTATAAAATATAAAACCTTTTGATGTTTTTGGCACTAAAACA
This portion of the Flavobacterium panacagri genome encodes:
- a CDS encoding RNA polymerase sigma factor, with protein sequence MKDNLEKYIKLCIKNDREGQLKIYQLFSPVLYGICLKYMKNEDDAKDVFQEAFVIVFQKIGQYKFEGSFEGWLKRIFINKLIETLNKKKKESFFLDVFDPDTDFIEEEELEAIPMEQEKLLEYIRDLPDQYRTVFNLYVFEKMKHKEIAELLKISEGTSKSNLNRAKHILQKRILSIKNFKTA
- a CDS encoding protease complex subunit PrcB family protein, producing MKKLMLSLFVAFGFSACSLNNGDDNYVDCGANTNVEFTGFPLLCNYTVKAPPSAAAVTVVATEEKLNQLFTKTAGSCPVASDPNIDFTKQYLVGIFAGRKESTGYEIKITSIVENNCQIVVNYYEKSPATGETVTQTPTYPTDFVLVPKTSKGFIFYKTTENPDNIVIGSFRNQCTGADCQKFYQINDYNTLKFLNVAAGQYEFGQYKYTPTIKRGEYSLLLKEVPAEILTLRGQTKTYGTPDSADQGGVYFELRQNGAVTKVYIDNNDTDDQSAAIKTFKKAIQDKITSLK